A part of Paraburkholderia largidicola genomic DNA contains:
- a CDS encoding choline ABC transporter substrate-binding protein yields MLAACGIALTGSSHAAEPQSCTQVRMADPGWTDIDATNAVTGVLLKALGYQQNVSNLSVPITYQGLKKGQIDVFLGNWMPAQGPLVKPFVDERSIDVLHANLTNAKFTLAVPDYVAAAGVHSFADLVKHADQFNGKIYGIEPGAPANQNIKKMISDKAFGLGDWKIVESSETGMLTQVERAVRDKQWIVFLAWEPHLMNTKFHLTYLSGGDAYFGPNYGGATVNTVTRAGFAGQCTNLARLFQQLTFNVDLENQIITNVLQNKVDINTAASNALKGNPALLNTWLKGVTTTNGSDGLQAVQAQLGMH; encoded by the coding sequence ATGCTCGCTGCATGCGGCATCGCGTTGACGGGATCGTCGCATGCGGCAGAGCCGCAAAGCTGCACGCAGGTCCGCATGGCCGACCCCGGCTGGACGGATATCGACGCGACCAATGCAGTCACGGGCGTGCTGCTGAAGGCACTCGGTTATCAGCAAAACGTGTCGAATCTGTCGGTGCCGATCACGTATCAAGGTCTGAAAAAAGGGCAAATCGACGTGTTTCTCGGCAACTGGATGCCCGCGCAAGGTCCGCTAGTCAAACCGTTCGTCGATGAACGGTCGATCGACGTGTTGCATGCAAATCTGACCAATGCGAAGTTCACGCTTGCTGTTCCCGACTATGTCGCCGCTGCGGGCGTGCATTCATTCGCCGATCTCGTCAAGCATGCCGACCAGTTCAACGGAAAGATCTATGGCATCGAGCCGGGTGCGCCCGCCAATCAGAACATCAAGAAGATGATTTCCGACAAGGCATTCGGGCTCGGCGACTGGAAGATCGTCGAGTCGAGTGAAACGGGCATGCTGACGCAAGTCGAGCGTGCAGTGCGGGACAAGCAATGGATCGTGTTTCTCGCGTGGGAGCCGCATCTGATGAACACGAAATTCCATTTGACCTATCTGTCGGGCGGTGACGCGTATTTCGGCCCGAACTACGGCGGCGCGACGGTGAATACGGTGACGCGCGCGGGCTTTGCCGGGCAATGCACGAATCTCGCCAGGCTCTTTCAGCAATTGACATTCAATGTCGATCTGGAAAATCAGATCATCACGAATGTGCTGCAAAACAAGGTGGATATCAATACCGCGGCGTCGAATGCGCTGAAAGGTAATCCCGCTTTGTTAAATACATGGCTCAAAGGTGTGACGACCACGAATGGCAGCGATGGATTGCAGGCAGTGCAGGCGCAGCTCGGTATGCATTGA